The Agrococcus sp. SGAir0287 DNA window GGTGCAGTCGCCGTCGGGGTTCTCGCTGGGCGTGCGGATGAGCAGGCCTGCCAGCTCGAGGAGCTCGTCGGCGCGCTCGGCGATGCGCTCGCGCAGCACGGCGTCCCAGTCGGATCGATGCACCCGGGTCATGCGCCTACGCCTCCACGCTCAGCTGCGCGAAGCGCACGATGCCGTCCGGGTACGAGGTGTAGCCCTCGGTGCCCTCGGAGAGGCCGACGACGATGTTGTACTCGTAGAGGTACGCCCAGGGCGCGTCGGCGGTGATGAGCGCCTGCATCTGGCCGTAGAGCTCCTCGCGCACCGACTCGTCGGTCTCCTGCGACGCCTGCTGCCAGAGCGCGTCGACCTCGGGGTTCGAGTAGTTCATGTAGTTCGACGAGGTGTCGGTCGTCATGAGCAGGCCCAGGTGGTACTGCGGGTCGTTCACGAACGACGTCCAGCGCGAGATGTACGCCTGCACCTGGCGGGTGTCGAGCGCCTCGAGGAACTGCGGGCGGGCCATGTTCTGGATGTTCATGGTCACGCCGATCTGGGCGAGCTCGGCCTGGATGAGCACGGCGTCGTCGGCCCAGTCCTGGAAGCCGCCGCCGAGCGTGAAGTCGAACGTGAAGCCGTCCGGGTAGCCGGCCTCGGCGAGCAGCTCGCGGGCGCGGTCGAGGTCGTGCTCGTAGGCGTAGGTGCTGTCGTCGAAGCCCGCCATCGAGCTCGGCACGGCCGACGTGAGGGGGCTGGCCTGCCCCTCCATGACGTCGTCGACGAGCTGCTCGTAGGGGATGGCGTACGAGATCGCCTGGCGCACGAGCGGGTCGTCGAACGGTGCGATCTCGTTGTTCATCGCGAAGAAGAGGATCTTGTTGCTCGCGCGGGAGTCGATGACGACGCCGTCGGTCTCGGCGAGGCCCTCGACGTCGTTCGCGGGGATCTCGGTGGCGAGGTCGACGTCGCCGCCCGAGAGCAGCTGCACGCGGTTCGCGGGCTCGGCGATGAAGCGCACCGTCACGTCGTCGACGGCGGGCGCTTCGCCCCAGTAGTCCTCGTTGCGCGTCAGCGTCGCCTCGGTCGCGGGGTCCCACGCCTCGATGACGTACGGGCCGCTGCCCGCCGTGCTCGTGCTGAGCCACTCGGCGCCGCCCGACTCCTCCACGAGCGCCGTGTCGACGATCGAGAACGAGTACATGGGGAGGATCTGCAGGAAGAGGTGGTTCGGGCCGGTGAGCGAGATGCGCACCGTGTGCTCGTCGAGCGCCTCGTAGGAGGCGATGCCGGCCATGCCGTAGAGGAAGCTCGCGCTCGCGGAGGCCTCGATGAGCTCGAGGCTGCCGACGACGTCGGCGGAGGTCAGCGGGTTGCCGCTCTGGAACTCGACGTCGTCGCGCAGCGTGAACGTGTACTCGGTCGCGTCGTCGTTCACCTCCCACGACTCGGCGAGCATGGGCTCGATCTCCTGCGTGCGGGCGGTCGCCTCGCCGTCGACGACGTCGACGGCATACGTGACGAGCTGGTCGTACGCGGCGAGCACGAATGTGTCGCTCGTGACGTCGTTCGCCTCGTACGGGTTCAGCGTCTGGCCACCCTCGGAGTAGGCGGCGACGAGGGACGTGCGCTCGTCGCCCGCGCCCGGGGCGTTGGCGCTCTGGGCGCAGCCGCCCACGAGCAGGACGGTCATCGCGCTCGCGGCGACCAGGGGGATGGAACGGTGCATGGTGCTCCTCGGTGGGAAGGGAGGGGAAGGGGTCGAGGGGTCGGTCAGGCCGTGGTGCGCAGCCGCGGGTCGAGCACGTCGCGCAGGGCGTCGCCGACGAGGTTGAAGGCGAGGATCGACGAGGCGATGGCGATGCCGGGGAAGACGGTGAGCCACCAGTCGCCGCTGACGATGTAGCCGCGGCCGTCGGAGATCATGACGCCCCACTCGGCGGTCGGCGGCTGCGCGCCGAGGCCGATGAAGCTGAGGGCGGCCGCGGTGAGGATGGCGGCGCCCATGCCGAGCGCGGCGCGCACGACGATCGGCGCCATGGCGTTCGGCACGATGTGGCGCAGCAGGATCGTCGCCGGCGCGAGGCCGAGCGCGCGGCCGGCCTCGACGAACTCGCGCTGCTTGAGCGCCATCGTCTGCCCGTACACGATGCGGGCGAACTCGGGGATGCCGACGATGCCCACCGCGATCATCGCGCTGCCGACGCCGGGGCCGAGGGAGGCGGCGATCGCCATGGCGAGCACGAGCGAGGGGAACGCGAGCAGCACGTCCATGACGCGCATGATCGTCGAGCCGACCCATCCGCCGACGTAGCCGGCGATGCCGCCGAGGGGCACGCCGACGAGCATCGACAGGCCGACGGCGATGAGGCCCGTCCACAGCGACAGCTGCGCGCCGGCGAGCACTCGGGTCAGCACGTCGCGGCCGAAGTTGTCGGTGCCGAACAGATGCTCCGGGCTCGGCGGCTGCAGCCGCTCCCCCGCGCCCGTCTCGGCGACGCCGTACGGGCTGAGGACGCCGACGAGCAGGGCACCGAGCGACCAGAGCAGGATGACGGCGATGCCGACGAGCGCGAGGCGGTTCGCGAGCAGCAGACGCAGGGCGCCCTTCGCCGAGCGGCGGGCGGTCGTGGGGGCGAGGTCGGGCGCGGGTGCGGCGCCGACGGCCGTCGCGGACGCGGTGGCCGTGGAGCGCGTGGCGGTCTCGGCGCTCGTGGTGCTGTCAGGCTGCATGGCGGATCCTGGGGTCGATGGCGGCGTGGCCGAGGTCCACGAGCAGGTTGACGACGAGGAAGATCGCGGCCGCGAGCAGCGTGAACGCCTGCACGGGCGCGTAGTCGGTGGCGAGGATCGACTGCGTCACGTACGAGCCGACGCCGGGCCAGCTGTAGATCGTCTCGGTGAGCACGGCGCCGCCGAGCAGCTGCCCGAGCTCGAGGCCGACGACCGTGAGGACAGCGGGCGAGGCGTTGCGGAAGGCGTGCTTCACGACGACCGTCGCAGGCGGCAGCCCCTTCGCGTCGGCGGTGCGGATGTAGTCCTGGCCGAGCACCTCGAGCATCGCCGAGCGCGTCATCCGCGCGATCATCGCCGTCGCGCCGGTCGCGAGCACCATGGCCGGCCAGATGAGGTGCTGCAGCGACGAGCCGAGCGCGACCGTGTCGCCCGAGAGCAGCGAGTCGAGCACGTAGAGGCCCGTGATGCGCGTCGGCGGCAGCACGTCGTCGCCGATGCGGCCGATCGGGGCGGGCGCGACGCCGAGCTGGAAGGCGAAGACGGCGATGACGAGCAGGCCCAGCCAGAACAGCGGCATGGATGCGCCGGCGAGCGAGACGATGCGCGTGACGTGGTCGATGATCCGGCCGCGGCGCACGGCGCCGGCGATGCCGAGCGGCACGCCCACGGCGATCGCGATGAGCAGGGCGGCGAGGCCGAGCTCGATCGTCGCGGGCAGGCGGGTGGCGATGTCCTCCACGACGGGGCGGCCCGTGTGCCACGCGAAGCCGAGGTCGCCGCGCAGCAGGGCGCCGACGTAGGAGACGAACTGCTCGGGCAGCGGCCGGTCGAGGCCCATCTGCTCGCGGATGCGCTCGACGGTCGCCGCATCCGCCTGCTCGCCGGCGAGCGTGCGCGCCGGGTCGCCGGGCAGCACGCGCGTCAGGAGGAAGACGGCGACGAGCACGCCCAGCAGGGCGGGGATCATCGCCATCACGCGGCGGACGACGGTGCGCATCGCACTCCTCTCGGTCGACGTTCAGGGTGTCGACCGGTGCGCACCATTCGCAAGCGGATCCCGCTATATGGGATCACAATTGGGATACCGGCATGCTTCACTGGTGTTACATCCGAGACAGGAGGTCTCGTGGCACCCTCCACGACCCCGCCGCTGCAGACCGTCGACCGCGCGCTGCAGGTGCTGCAGTCGTTCTCCGAGACCCGCACGAGCTGGGGCGTCTCCGAGCTCGCGACGGCGTTCGACCTCAACACGTCGACGAGCCAGCGGCTGCTCGCGTCGCTCGCGAGTCGCGGCTTCCTCATCGCCGACCCGCAGACGCGCCGCTACTCGCTGGGGCCGGCGATGTGGCGCATGGCGACGCTGTGGGAGCGCACCGGCGGGCTCGCGCGGCTCGCCGAGCCCGTGCTCGCCGACCTCGCCGCGACGACCGATCGCACCGCCACGTTCACGACCCCCGACGGCATGCACGTGCGCTGCATCGCCGCCGTCGACGGCGCCGCAGGCCCGGTGCGCAGCCATCCGCTCGTCGGCGACCTCTACCCGGCGCATACGGGTGCGACGTCCCGTGCCTACTTCGCGTTCCTCGACCCGCTCGAGCGTCGCAACATGTTCGCGGGCCGACCGTTCGCGCGCTACACCGAGCTGACGGAGGTCGACGAGGCCGTCATCGAGCAG harbors:
- a CDS encoding ABC transporter permease, whose amino-acid sequence is MQPDSTTSAETATRSTATASATAVGAAPAPDLAPTTARRSAKGALRLLLANRLALVGIAVILLWSLGALLVGVLSPYGVAETGAGERLQPPSPEHLFGTDNFGRDVLTRVLAGAQLSLWTGLIAVGLSMLVGVPLGGIAGYVGGWVGSTIMRVMDVLLAFPSLVLAMAIAASLGPGVGSAMIAVGIVGIPEFARIVYGQTMALKQREFVEAGRALGLAPATILLRHIVPNAMAPIVVRAALGMGAAILTAAALSFIGLGAQPPTAEWGVMISDGRGYIVSGDWWLTVFPGIAIASSILAFNLVGDALRDVLDPRLRTTA
- a CDS encoding ABC transporter permease, coding for MRTVVRRVMAMIPALLGVLVAVFLLTRVLPGDPARTLAGEQADAATVERIREQMGLDRPLPEQFVSYVGALLRGDLGFAWHTGRPVVEDIATRLPATIELGLAALLIAIAVGVPLGIAGAVRRGRIIDHVTRIVSLAGASMPLFWLGLLVIAVFAFQLGVAPAPIGRIGDDVLPPTRITGLYVLDSLLSGDTVALGSSLQHLIWPAMVLATGATAMIARMTRSAMLEVLGQDYIRTADAKGLPPATVVVKHAFRNASPAVLTVVGLELGQLLGGAVLTETIYSWPGVGSYVTQSILATDYAPVQAFTLLAAAIFLVVNLLVDLGHAAIDPRIRHAA
- a CDS encoding ABC transporter substrate-binding protein, coding for MHRSIPLVAASAMTVLLVGGCAQSANAPGAGDERTSLVAAYSEGGQTLNPYEANDVTSDTFVLAAYDQLVTYAVDVVDGEATARTQEIEPMLAESWEVNDDATEYTFTLRDDVEFQSGNPLTSADVVGSLELIEASASASFLYGMAGIASYEALDEHTVRISLTGPNHLFLQILPMYSFSIVDTALVEESGGAEWLSTSTAGSGPYVIEAWDPATEATLTRNEDYWGEAPAVDDVTVRFIAEPANRVQLLSGGDVDLATEIPANDVEGLAETDGVVIDSRASNKILFFAMNNEIAPFDDPLVRQAISYAIPYEQLVDDVMEGQASPLTSAVPSSMAGFDDSTYAYEHDLDRARELLAEAGYPDGFTFDFTLGGGFQDWADDAVLIQAELAQIGVTMNIQNMARPQFLEALDTRQVQAYISRWTSFVNDPQYHLGLLMTTDTSSNYMNYSNPEVDALWQQASQETDESVREELYGQMQALITADAPWAYLYEYNIVVGLSEGTEGYTSYPDGIVRFAQLSVEA
- a CDS encoding IclR family transcriptional regulator — its product is MAPSTTPPLQTVDRALQVLQSFSETRTSWGVSELATAFDLNTSTSQRLLASLASRGFLIADPQTRRYSLGPAMWRMATLWERTGGLARLAEPVLADLAATTDRTATFTTPDGMHVRCIAAVDGAAGPVRSHPLVGDLYPAHTGATSRAYFAFLDPLERRNMFAGRPFARYTELTEVDEAVIEQRFDETYRDGWAYSEGEYDQRTRAIAAPVLLGTRPVGSISLVEPKRVVSDDDVRDHVSALLEAAQALADRLVSRRPARPPASRAS